One region of Chryseobacterium sp. SORGH_AS_0447 genomic DNA includes:
- a CDS encoding NuoM family protein — protein sequence MSGLLLTLLLLPLVGSGLVFAWKNNSSKYLALGIALVQMLVTFYIAADFDFNPTVDSVLQHEINYPWSQFMKSSLHFGIDGMSLLLLLLTNILTPIIILSSFNENVSYRNTFYGLILMMQFGLVGVFTSLDGLLFYIFWEVTLIPIWFIAGLWGQENKRLEFTTKFFVYTFVGSLFMLAGLIYVYNHSASFALTDLYNAQLNETQQTVVFWFIFFAFAVKLPVFPFHTWQPDTYTYSPTQGSMLLSGIMLKMAIYGVMRYLLPITPLPIAGISGQIVIILAIVGIVHGALIAIIQTDMKKIIAYSSFSHVGLMVAGIFASAVISLRGTFNIEGAEGALVQTFAHGINVVGLFYCCDILYKRFKSRDIRQMGGLAKVAPKFAVLFLIIILGSMGVPLTNGFIGEFILLKSVYDFNGLAAVIAGLTVILAAVYLLRFYGKAMFGQGDEAVLSTAKDLSAVEFSVLASLAVFVIVFGIFPQPIIEMVNSSLKFIYQSMVS from the coding sequence ATGTCGGGTTTGTTATTAACATTATTGCTATTACCTCTGGTAGGTTCGGGATTAGTTTTTGCCTGGAAAAACAATTCCAGCAAATATTTGGCACTGGGAATTGCGTTGGTACAGATGCTCGTTACCTTCTACATTGCAGCGGATTTTGATTTTAATCCGACGGTAGACAGCGTATTGCAGCACGAGATCAATTACCCTTGGTCACAGTTTATGAAGAGCTCTCTTCACTTCGGGATCGATGGGATGAGCCTTCTTCTTTTATTGCTGACGAATATTTTAACGCCGATTATTATTCTATCTTCTTTCAATGAAAATGTAAGCTACAGAAATACATTCTACGGACTGATTCTGATGATGCAGTTCGGGTTGGTAGGTGTTTTCACATCGCTGGACGGATTGCTGTTCTACATTTTCTGGGAAGTAACCTTGATTCCGATCTGGTTTATTGCCGGGCTTTGGGGTCAGGAAAATAAAAGACTTGAATTCACAACGAAGTTCTTCGTCTATACCTTTGTAGGATCATTATTTATGTTAGCCGGATTGATCTATGTGTACAACCACTCTGCATCATTCGCGCTTACGGACTTATATAATGCCCAGCTGAACGAAACGCAGCAAACGGTGGTATTCTGGTTTATCTTCTTTGCTTTTGCAGTGAAGTTACCGGTATTCCCTTTCCACACCTGGCAGCCGGATACCTATACGTATTCACCGACTCAGGGATCGATGCTTCTATCGGGGATCATGCTAAAAATGGCGATTTACGGGGTGATGCGTTATTTACTGCCGATCACACCGCTTCCTATTGCTGGGATTTCGGGGCAGATCGTAATTATTCTGGCTATCGTAGGAATTGTTCACGGTGCTTTAATCGCGATCATCCAGACCGATATGAAGAAGATCATTGCTTATTCTTCTTTCTCCCACGTAGGACTGATGGTGGCGGGTATTTTTGCTTCTGCCGTAATTTCCCTGAGAGGAACGTTCAACATCGAAGGAGCTGAAGGAGCTTTGGTACAGACTTTTGCCCACGGTATCAACGTGGTGGGTCTGTTCTACTGCTGTGATATTTTATATAAGAGATTTAAATCGAGAGACATCCGACAGATGGGAGGGCTTGCAAAAGTAGCACCGAAATTTGCCGTATTGTTCCTGATCATCATTCTGGGTTCAATGGGCGTTCCATTGACCAACGGATTTATCGGAGAATTTATCTTGTTGAAATCTGTGTATGATTTTAACGGGTTAGCAGCAGTAATCGCTGGTCTTACGGTAATCCTTGCCGCAGTCTATCTGTTGAGATTCTACGGAAAGGCGATGTTCGGACAAGGTGATGAAGCCGTATTGAGTACAGCAAAAGACCTTTCGGCAGTAGAATTCTCGGTATTGGCCAGTTTAGCGGTTTTTGTGATCGTATTCGGTATTTTCCCGCAGCCGATCATCGAGATGGTGAATAGTTCGTTGAAGTTTATCTACCAATCAATGGTAAGCTAA
- a CDS encoding NADH-quinone oxidoreductase subunit N has product MSVLIIVFLTAVVALFSGVFEQGKFARYIGILGLIIALWVSFMPELSFFGQYRHMYDYTENTALFTKISIVTTLLLFFLGGFAFSNHRSHQSELYALMLFALCGGIILFGYQNLVTLFLGVEILSIPLYVMAGANKTDLRSNEASIKYFLMGAFATGFLLFGIAFIYGSTGSFDLYKIQDFGVSNPKDVMFILGVLLILCALAFKVALAPFHMWSPDVYYGAPSLITAFMASVVKISGFFALFRLMTIGFGGVTAEWINVFGVFLIITLLLANVMGLAQTNAKRMLAYSSVSHAGYIGLVFFGMTSLSTYNLAFYLFAYALSTVGVFMCLIYVEKLKRETSFGAFKGLAKTEPLLATAAAISMLSMAGIPLTAGFMGKFALFSQAMNSNHGVFLVLVAVLGSALSIAYYLRLIISMFFFKESSFKSSEKVTLTYNIVAVFVIASIIVLGVFPDLFARQFGL; this is encoded by the coding sequence ATGAGTGTTTTAATTATTGTTTTCCTAACGGCAGTTGTTGCGTTATTTTCAGGAGTTTTTGAACAAGGGAAATTCGCAAGATACATTGGGATTTTGGGATTAATCATCGCATTATGGGTAAGTTTTATGCCGGAACTTTCGTTCTTCGGACAGTACAGGCATATGTATGACTATACCGAAAATACGGCGCTGTTCACTAAAATATCAATCGTAACGACTTTATTGTTGTTCTTTTTGGGAGGGTTTGCCTTCAGCAACCACAGAAGCCACCAATCGGAACTGTACGCTTTGATGCTTTTTGCTCTTTGCGGTGGGATCATCCTTTTCGGATACCAAAACCTGGTAACGCTGTTCCTGGGAGTGGAAATTCTTTCGATTCCTTTATATGTAATGGCCGGAGCCAACAAAACGGATCTGAGATCTAACGAAGCTTCGATTAAATATTTCTTAATGGGTGCATTTGCGACAGGTTTCTTACTGTTTGGTATTGCATTCATCTACGGAAGTACAGGAAGTTTCGATTTATATAAAATCCAGGATTTCGGAGTTTCGAATCCTAAAGATGTGATGTTTATTCTTGGGGTGTTGCTTATTCTATGTGCTCTGGCATTTAAAGTAGCATTGGCACCTTTCCACATGTGGAGCCCTGACGTATATTACGGAGCACCTTCACTGATCACAGCCTTTATGGCAAGTGTGGTGAAGATCTCAGGATTTTTTGCCCTGTTCAGACTGATGACTATCGGATTTGGAGGAGTAACGGCAGAATGGATCAACGTTTTCGGGGTATTCCTGATCATTACTTTACTATTGGCGAATGTAATGGGTCTTGCCCAGACCAACGCCAAAAGAATGCTGGCTTACTCTTCGGTTTCCCACGCGGGATACATCGGATTGGTATTCTTCGGAATGACGAGCCTTTCCACTTATAACCTGGCATTCTACCTGTTTGCTTATGCTTTATCAACCGTAGGGGTTTTCATGTGCCTGATCTATGTTGAAAAACTGAAAAGAGAAACATCTTTCGGAGCTTTCAAAGGATTGGCAAAAACAGAACCTCTGCTTGCAACGGCAGCAGCAATTTCCATGCTTTCCATGGCAGGGATTCCTTTAACAGCCGGTTTCATGGGTAAATTTGCCTTGTTTTCCCAGGCAATGAACTCCAATCACGGGGTATTCCTGGTATTGGTCGCGGTATTAGGCTCCGCCCTTTCTATTGCTTATTATTTAAGACTGATCATTTCCATGTTCTTCTTTAAAGAAAGCTCATTCAAATCTTCTGAAAAGGTAACCCTTACTTATAATATTGTAGCGGTATTTGTTATTGCTTCGATTATTGTATTGGGTGTGTTCCCGGATCTATTTGCAAGACAGTTCGGATTATAA